Part of the Streptomyces sp. WMMC500 genome is shown below.
GCACCAAGATCGGCGAGAACGCCAAGCCCACCGACACCGTCGTCGCCTGCGACAGCGACGGCGCGTTCAAGTACGCGCTCGGCCCGGCCGAGGTCGAGGGCACCGACGTCGGCGAGGCCTCCGCCACGTACGACGCCCAGCAGGGCTCCGGCTGGATCGTGCAGCTCGAGTTCGACGACAAGGGCTCCGACAAGTTCGCCGACGTCACCGGCAACCTCGCCTCCCAGGCCCCGCCGAACAACCAGTTCGCCATCGAGCTCGACGGTGAGGTCGTCTCCGCACCCTCCGTCGACGAGTCGATCACCGGCGGCCGGGCGCAGATCTCCGGCAGCTTCAACCAGGAGTCGGCCGAGGAACTGGCCAACGTCCTGTCCTACGGCGCGCTGCCGCTGTCCTTCGAGGAGTCCGAGGTCACCACCGTCTCGCCGGCCCTCGGCAACGAGCAGCTCAACGCCGGTCTCATCGCCGGTGCCATCGGGCTGGGGCTGGTGATCCTCTACCTCGTCGCGTACTACCGCGGGCTGGCCCTGGTGGCTGTCGTCAGCCTCATGGTCTCCGCCGCCCTCACGTACACGATCATGGCCCTGCTCGGCCCCGGCATCGGCTTCGCGCTGAACCTCCCGGCGGTCTGCGGCGCGATCGTGGCGATCGGCATCACGGCGGACTCGTTCATCGTCTACTTCGAGCGCATCCGCGACGAGATCCGCGAGGGGCGCACGCTGCGCCCCGCGGTGGAGCGCGGCTGGCCACGGGCCCGGCGCACCATCCTGGTGTCCGACTTCGTGTCGTTCCTCGCCGCGGCCGTGCTCTTCGCCGTCACCGTCGGCAAGGTGCAGGGCTTCGCCTTCACGCTCGGCCTGACCACGCTCCTGGACGTCGTCGTCGTCTTCCTCTTCACGAAGCCGGTGATGACCATCCTGGCCCGTAAGCGCTTCTTCGCCAGCGGCCACCCCTGGTCCGGGCTCGATCCCAAACGGCTGGGAGCCAGGCCACCGCTGCGCGGCCGCCCGCGCGTCGCCGGTCCCGTCAACCCGAAGGAGGTCTGAGATGTCGCGCCTCGGCACCCTCGGCGCCCGCCTCTACCGCGGTGAGGCCGGCTACGACTTCGTTGCGAAGCGGTTCCTCTGGTACGGCGTCTCCGTCCTCATCACGGTCATCGCGGTCGCCGGCTTCTTCATCCGCGGCCTGAACATGGGCATCGAGTTCGAGGGCGGCGCGGTCTTCACCACCCCGAAGACCGAGACCTCGGTCTCGCAGGCCCAGGAGGTCGCCGAGGACGCCTCGGGCCACCAGGCCATCGTCCAGGAGCTGGGCAGCGGGAAGCTCCGCATCCAGGTCAGCAGCATCGAGACGCAGCAGTCCGACAAGGTCAAGTCGGCGCTCGCCGAAGAGCTGAACGTCGACGCGGGGCAGATCAACGACCAGCTCGTCGGCCCCAGTTGGGGCGAGCAGATCGCGAACAAGGCGTGGCAGGGCCTGGCGATCTTCATGGTCCTCGTGGTGATCTATCTCGCCATCGCCTTCGAGTGGCGCATGGCGCTGTCGGCGCTCGTCGCGCTGATCCACGACCTGACGATCACGGTCGGCGTCTACACGATCGTCGGCTTCGAAGTCACCCCGGGCACGGTCATCGGCCTGCTGACCATCCTGGGTTACTCGCTGTACGACACGGTGGTGGTCTTCGACGGCCTCAAGGAGAGCACGAAGGACATCACCAAGCAGACGGGCTTCACCTACCGGGAGGCGGCCAACCGCAGCCTCAACGGCACGCTCGTCCGCTCCATCAACACCACCGTCGTCGCTCTGCTGCCGGTCGCCGGCCTGCTGTTCATCGGCGGCGGCGTGCTCGGCGGCGGCATGCTCAACGACATCGCGCTGTCGCTGTTCGTCGGCCTCGCGGCCGGCGCGTACTCCTCGATCTTCATCGCCACCCCGTTGGTCGTCGACTTCAAGGAGCGCGACCCCGCGATCAAGGCACACAACAAGCGCGTGGCCGCCCGCCGCGCCTCCGACGCCCGGGCCGCCGCCCGCGGCGAGAAGGCGTCGGCCCGGCGCGAGGACGGGCCCGGCGCGGCGGCGGTCGAGGACGCCGAGCCGCAGGACGACCCCCGCGCCCCCGAACCCGCGGGCCAGGGCGTCGTCGGGTCCCCGCGCGCCGAGGGCCGCCGGCAGCAGCCGGTGTC
Proteins encoded:
- the secF gene encoding protein translocase subunit SecF, translated to MSRLGTLGARLYRGEAGYDFVAKRFLWYGVSVLITVIAVAGFFIRGLNMGIEFEGGAVFTTPKTETSVSQAQEVAEDASGHQAIVQELGSGKLRIQVSSIETQQSDKVKSALAEELNVDAGQINDQLVGPSWGEQIANKAWQGLAIFMVLVVIYLAIAFEWRMALSALVALIHDLTITVGVYTIVGFEVTPGTVIGLLTILGYSLYDTVVVFDGLKESTKDITKQTGFTYREAANRSLNGTLVRSINTTVVALLPVAGLLFIGGGVLGGGMLNDIALSLFVGLAAGAYSSIFIATPLVVDFKERDPAIKAHNKRVAARRASDARAAARGEKASARREDGPGAAAVEDAEPQDDPRAPEPAGQGVVGSPRAEGRRQQPVSRQRGRGRPSGSRGGRSGGKRR
- the secD gene encoding protein translocase subunit SecD, whose amino-acid sequence is MAAPKSGRRSQGSQGRPWRPLLLILTAIAALTGGMFLSGHTTPRLGIDLAGGTSITLEAKPQPGGENAINSTNMDTAVNIIERRVNGLGVQEAEVQTQGDRHIIVNIPKGTDQKTAREQVGTTARLFFRPVLSYEANEPTPAPSASESGDADKEKDKGDASTSPSPSETASDEAASGDEGGSGDEAGPSDDATEQGRALSEALTQADDSPSPTDSQAPPAETPPAEQAPTGQIPADVQKKLDGLDCSNAEERTKIGENAKPTDTVVACDSDGAFKYALGPAEVEGTDVGEASATYDAQQGSGWIVQLEFDDKGSDKFADVTGNLASQAPPNNQFAIELDGEVVSAPSVDESITGGRAQISGSFNQESAEELANVLSYGALPLSFEESEVTTVSPALGNEQLNAGLIAGAIGLGLVILYLVAYYRGLALVAVVSLMVSAALTYTIMALLGPGIGFALNLPAVCGAIVAIGITADSFIVYFERIRDEIREGRTLRPAVERGWPRARRTILVSDFVSFLAAAVLFAVTVGKVQGFAFTLGLTTLLDVVVVFLFTKPVMTILARKRFFASGHPWSGLDPKRLGARPPLRGRPRVAGPVNPKEV